One genomic segment of Fusobacterium mortiferum ATCC 9817 includes these proteins:
- a CDS encoding glutamate-5-semialdehyde dehydrogenase → MEYIEKLGTAAKEAEIQIAQLSTKVKNEILLKSAQALLDNCNNILEINKKDVENAINSGVKKAFIDRLTLTEKRIEDMADGLRQIASLNDPVGEFTYGKTLPNGLIIQQKRVPLGVVAIIFESRPNVTADAFGLCLKSGNAVILRGGKEAINTNIAIVKVFKEVLKECGINENAVQILEDTSHDTANKLMKAHQYIDVLIPRGSARLINTVIENSTIPCIQTGIGNCHIFVDESGDIPKAINIIINAKTQRPGVCNAVETLLIHKNCAKDILPQLGEELIKRNVEIRGDEITRKYIPNSIPATEEDWATEYEDYIVAIKVVENLDEVIKHIAKYGTKHSECIVTENYSNAQRFLNEVDAAAVYVNASTRFTDGGQFGFGAEIGISTQKLHARGPMGLKELTTTKYVITGNGQVRE, encoded by the coding sequence ATGGAATATATTGAAAAACTTGGTACTGCTGCTAAGGAAGCAGAGATACAGATAGCTCAACTATCTACAAAGGTAAAAAATGAAATACTTTTAAAATCTGCTCAAGCACTTTTAGATAACTGTAATAATATTTTAGAAATCAATAAAAAAGATGTAGAGAATGCTATCAATTCTGGTGTAAAGAAAGCTTTTATTGATAGACTTACTCTTACAGAGAAAAGAATAGAGGATATGGCAGATGGGCTTAGACAAATTGCCTCATTAAATGACCCAGTTGGAGAGTTTACATATGGTAAAACTCTACCTAATGGACTAATCATTCAACAAAAAAGAGTTCCATTAGGAGTGGTAGCTATCATATTTGAATCTCGTCCTAATGTTACAGCTGATGCTTTTGGACTTTGCTTAAAAAGTGGAAACGCTGTTATCTTAAGAGGTGGAAAAGAGGCTATAAACACTAACATAGCTATTGTAAAAGTTTTTAAAGAGGTTTTAAAAGAGTGTGGTATCAATGAAAATGCTGTACAAATTTTAGAGGATACTAGCCACGATACTGCTAATAAATTAATGAAAGCTCATCAATATATAGATGTATTAATTCCTAGAGGAAGTGCTAGACTTATCAATACAGTTATAGAAAATTCTACTATCCCTTGTATTCAGACAGGAATAGGAAACTGTCATATATTTGTAGATGAGAGTGGTGATATCCCTAAGGCCATCAATATTATCATCAATGCTAAAACTCAAAGACCTGGAGTTTGTAACGCAGTAGAAACTCTTCTTATCCATAAAAATTGTGCTAAAGATATTCTACCTCAACTTGGAGAGGAGCTTATCAAGAGAAATGTAGAGATAAGAGGAGACGAAATCACTAGAAAATATATACCAAACTCTATCCCTGCTACTGAAGAGGACTGGGCTACTGAATATGAAGATTATATTGTAGCTATTAAAGTTGTAGAGAATTTAGATGAGGTTATAAAGCACATTGCTAAATATGGTACTAAACACTCTGAATGTATAGTTACTGAAAACTATTCTAATGCCCAAAGATTTTTAAATGAAGTAGATGCTGCTGCTGTTTATGTAAACGCTTCTACTAGATTTACAGATGGTGGACAATTTGGTTTTGGTGCTGAAATAGGTATCAGTACACAAAAACTTCACGCTAGAGGACCTATGGGATTAAAAGAGCTTACTACTACTAAGTATGTAATAACTGGTAATGGACAAGTAAGAGAGTAA
- the proB gene encoding glutamate 5-kinase gives MNKEIREQIKNSKRIVIKVGTSTLTYPNGNLNFNLMNRLAWILADLRNQGRDVILVTSGAIGVGSKSLNFEKRPTLTREKQAAAAVGQAELMHIYKNFMGEYNQRVAQILLTKDDFKEGERKTNTNNTLETLLDFGVIPIINANDTISTFEIEFSDNDRLSASVASLLKADLLVILTDIDALYDANPKTHPEAKRIPYVEKVTDEILAMGGEKGSEFSVGGMETKLLAARECYAGGVMMAILDGSNPSFIEELINGEDIGTIFGNGK, from the coding sequence ATGAATAAAGAGATTAGAGAACAGATTAAAAATTCAAAAAGAATTGTAATAAAAGTAGGAACTTCTACTCTTACATACCCCAATGGAAACTTAAATTTTAACTTGATGAATAGACTAGCTTGGATATTAGCTGATTTAAGAAACCAAGGAAGAGATGTTATTCTTGTAACTTCTGGAGCTATTGGAGTGGGGTCAAAAAGCTTAAACTTTGAAAAAAGACCTACTCTTACTAGAGAGAAACAAGCAGCTGCTGCAGTAGGACAAGCTGAACTTATGCATATCTATAAAAACTTTATGGGAGAATATAATCAAAGAGTTGCTCAAATCCTTCTTACTAAAGATGATTTCAAAGAGGGAGAGAGAAAAACTAATACTAATAATACTTTAGAAACTCTACTTGATTTTGGAGTTATTCCTATTATCAACGCCAACGATACTATATCTACTTTTGAAATAGAGTTCAGTGACAACGATAGATTATCAGCAAGTGTTGCTTCTCTTTTAAAAGCTGACTTATTAGTAATCCTTACAGATATAGATGCTCTATATGATGCTAATCCTAAGACACACCCTGAAGCAAAAAGAATCCCTTATGTAGAAAAGGTAACTGATGAGATACTTGCTATGGGTGGAGAAAAAGGAAGTGAGTTTAGTGTAGGTGGAATGGAAACTAAACTTCTAGCTGCTAGAGAGTGTTATGCTGGTGGAGTAATGATGGCTATATTAGATGGTTCTAACCCTTCATTTATTGAGGAACTTATCAATGGAGAAGATATTGGAACTATCTTTGGAAATGGAAAATAG
- a CDS encoding S9 family peptidase, with the protein MENLKLRDFLDYNYLSSIEVSPDKKNTAFIVHRGDYDDNDYKSNIWVMNNETKKYFRLTGMNEERSFLWLDETKILFPSMRDKKLKVKVEEGEKWTCYYSIDINGGEAQEYMRVPLIVTSIKKIDGDNFILTAKYDNYGVNLNELTGEARAEATKKIKEDKDYEILDEIPFWSNGGGFTNKKRNRLYIYNRATEEITPVSDSISNVTYYSYKDGVVLYVVNRFKDKQEQREAIYTYDIATKEEKLVLPSEDYRVSFAEFFGDGILCGLNDTLKYGLNQNPNFYIIRDGKVELFKEHDTWMINTVGSDCRYGGGKSFRVKGNKLYFLTTVMHDAFLNTLDINGEERVLTKANGSVDTYAIAGDDIYFIGLRGLRLQELYLLKDEEEIQLTKFNENIIESKKLSIPEKFDIVNDGIEIEGWVLKPTDYEEGKEYPAILDIHGGPKTVYGDVFYHEMQVWANMGYFVFFCNPCGGDGRGNEFADIRGKYGTVDYDDLMKFTDEVLKAYPIDRSRVGVTGGSYGGFMTNWIIGHTDRFACAASQRSIANWFSKFGTTDIGYYFNVDQNASSPWENPEKLWWHSPMKYADKVKTPTLFIHSEEDYRCWLTEGIQMFTSLKYHGVPARLCMFRGENHELSRSGKPRHRVKRLEEMTNWFELYLK; encoded by the coding sequence ATGGAAAACTTAAAGTTAAGAGATTTTTTAGATTACAATTATTTATCAAGTATAGAGGTTTCACCAGATAAAAAAAATACTGCATTTATAGTTCATCGAGGAGATTATGATGACAATGACTATAAATCTAATATCTGGGTAATGAATAATGAAACAAAAAAATATTTCAGACTTACAGGAATGAATGAGGAAAGAAGTTTTTTATGGTTAGATGAAACAAAGATTCTTTTCCCAAGTATGAGAGATAAAAAATTAAAAGTAAAAGTTGAAGAGGGAGAAAAATGGACTTGTTACTACTCTATTGATATAAATGGAGGAGAGGCTCAAGAGTATATGAGAGTACCTCTTATTGTAACATCTATAAAAAAAATAGATGGAGATAACTTCATACTTACAGCTAAATATGATAATTATGGAGTAAATCTAAATGAATTAACAGGAGAGGCTAGAGCAGAAGCTACAAAAAAAATAAAAGAGGATAAGGATTATGAGATTTTAGATGAGATTCCTTTCTGGAGCAATGGTGGAGGATTTACTAATAAAAAGAGAAATAGATTATATATCTATAATAGAGCAACTGAAGAGATAACACCAGTATCAGATAGTATTTCAAATGTAACTTATTATTCATATAAAGATGGAGTAGTATTATATGTAGTAAATAGATTTAAAGATAAGCAGGAGCAAAGAGAGGCAATATATACATACGATATAGCTACTAAAGAGGAGAAGTTAGTACTCCCAAGTGAAGATTATAGAGTTAGTTTTGCAGAGTTTTTTGGAGATGGAATACTTTGTGGATTAAATGATACTTTAAAATATGGATTAAATCAAAATCCTAACTTTTATATAATAAGAGATGGAAAAGTTGAATTATTTAAAGAGCATGATACTTGGATGATAAATACAGTAGGTTCTGATTGTAGATACGGTGGAGGAAAAAGCTTTAGAGTAAAAGGGAATAAGCTTTATTTCTTAACAACTGTTATGCATGATGCTTTCTTAAATACACTAGATATAAATGGAGAGGAAAGAGTTTTAACTAAGGCTAATGGTTCAGTAGATACATATGCAATAGCTGGAGATGATATCTATTTTATTGGACTTAGAGGTTTAAGACTTCAAGAGCTATATTTATTAAAAGATGAAGAAGAAATACAACTTACTAAATTTAATGAGAATATAATAGAGAGTAAAAAATTATCTATTCCAGAAAAATTCGATATTGTAAATGATGGAATAGAAATAGAGGGATGGGTATTAAAACCTACAGATTATGAAGAGGGAAAAGAATATCCAGCAATTTTAGATATCCATGGAGGGCCAAAAACAGTGTATGGAGATGTATTCTATCATGAGATGCAAGTTTGGGCAAACATGGGATATTTTGTATTTTTCTGTAATCCATGTGGTGGAGATGGAAGAGGAAATGAGTTTGCAGATATTAGAGGAAAATATGGAACTGTGGACTATGATGATTTAATGAAGTTTACAGATGAAGTATTAAAGGCTTATCCAATAGATAGATCAAGAGTAGGAGTAACAGGTGGTTCGTATGGTGGATTTATGACTAACTGGATAATAGGGCATACTGACAGATTTGCTTGTGCAGCATCTCAAAGAAGCATAGCAAACTGGTTCTCTAAATTTGGAACTACTGATATAGGATATTATTTTAATGTAGATCAAAATGCTTCTAGTCCATGGGAGAATCCAGAAAAATTATGGTGGCACTCCCCTATGAAATATGCAGATAAGGTAAAAACTCCAACTTTGTTTATTCATTCAGAAGAAGATTATAGATGTTGGTTGACAGAGGGAATACAAATGTTTACTTCACTAAAATATCATGGGGTCCCAGCTAGATTATGTATGTTTAGAGGAGAAAATCATGAGTTATCAAGAAGTGGAAAACCAAGACATAGAGTAAAAAGATTAGAAGAGATGACAAATTGGTTTGAATTATATTTGAAGTAA